A single region of the Panthera tigris isolate Pti1 chromosome B1, P.tigris_Pti1_mat1.1, whole genome shotgun sequence genome encodes:
- the DEFB1 gene encoding beta-defensin 1: MKALCFLLLALCLLSRLAPGAAFLTGLGQRSDHYICARKGGTCNFSPCPLFTRIDGTCYGGKAKCCMR; this comes from the exons ATGAAGGCTCTCTGCTTCCTGCTGCTGGCGCTGTGCCTCCTCTCCCGCCTGGCCCCAG GTGCTGCCTTTCTCACGGGTCTCGGCCAGCGGTCTGACCACTACATATGTGCCAGGAAAGGAGGAACCTGTAACTTTTCTCCATGCCCACTTTTTACCAGGATCGATGGCACCTGCTATGGTGGAAAGGCCAAGTGCTGCATGCGCTGA